A genomic window from Planococcus rifietoensis includes:
- the hslU gene encoding HslU--HslV peptidase ATPase subunit: MKTQTDLTPRQITDHLDRFIVGQKDAKRSIAIALRNRYRRSRLDEEMQDEVIPKNILMIGPTGVGKTEIARRIAKLTGAPFIKVEATKFTEVGYVGRDVESMVRDLVEASVRIVKEEKYEAVKERAESAANDRLVKLLAPSMKKKQTAQNPLEMFFGQKQEQEEEDPEAEVEVRVKRREIAADLKAGKLEDEWVTVEVTENTASMFDAFQGSGMEQMGENMQDALSSLMPKKKKKRRMQVKDARRVLTAEESEKLVDSEEISSEAIRRAEQHGIIFIDEMDKIASKSSTSSADVSREGVQRDILPIVEGSTVSTKYGAVKTDYMLFVAAGAFHMSKPSDLIPELQGRFPIRVELTKLEVDDFVKILTEPKHSLLNQYKALLETEGVMVYFTDASIVRLAEIAYEVNQQTDNIGARRLHTILERLLEDLSFEASEISPAQIDITPQYVNEKLENVAKNKDLSQFIL; this comes from the coding sequence ATGAAAACACAAACCGATTTAACTCCCCGGCAGATTACCGATCACTTGGACCGATTCATCGTCGGGCAAAAAGATGCCAAGCGCTCAATCGCGATTGCGCTGCGCAACCGCTACCGCCGCAGCCGCCTCGATGAAGAAATGCAGGATGAAGTCATTCCGAAAAATATTTTGATGATTGGCCCGACCGGCGTCGGGAAAACGGAAATCGCTCGCCGCATCGCAAAACTGACCGGCGCGCCGTTCATCAAAGTCGAAGCGACGAAGTTTACGGAAGTCGGATATGTCGGGCGCGACGTGGAGTCGATGGTGCGTGATTTAGTGGAAGCATCCGTGCGCATCGTCAAAGAAGAAAAATACGAAGCCGTAAAAGAACGTGCTGAATCCGCAGCTAACGACCGCCTCGTGAAATTGCTGGCGCCGTCGATGAAGAAAAAGCAGACTGCGCAAAACCCGCTTGAAATGTTCTTCGGCCAAAAACAAGAGCAGGAAGAGGAAGACCCTGAAGCTGAAGTCGAGGTGCGCGTCAAGCGCCGCGAAATCGCCGCTGACCTGAAAGCCGGCAAGTTGGAAGATGAGTGGGTAACCGTCGAAGTGACGGAAAACACGGCTTCCATGTTTGACGCTTTCCAAGGGTCGGGAATGGAGCAGATGGGCGAGAATATGCAGGATGCCTTGTCTTCCTTGATGCCGAAGAAAAAGAAAAAGCGCCGCATGCAAGTGAAAGATGCCCGGCGCGTACTGACGGCTGAAGAATCGGAAAAACTGGTCGACAGCGAGGAAATTTCGTCCGAGGCGATTCGCCGCGCTGAACAGCATGGCATCATCTTCATCGACGAAATGGACAAAATCGCCAGTAAAAGTTCCACTTCCTCTGCCGATGTATCGAGGGAAGGTGTCCAGCGAGACATCCTGCCGATTGTCGAAGGTTCAACTGTATCCACCAAATACGGAGCAGTGAAAACGGATTATATGCTGTTTGTCGCAGCCGGTGCATTCCATATGTCGAAGCCATCAGACTTGATCCCGGAATTACAGGGCCGGTTCCCGATCCGCGTCGAATTGACCAAGCTGGAAGTGGATGATTTCGTGAAGATTTTGACGGAACCGAAACATTCCTTGCTCAATCAGTATAAAGCCCTTCTCGAAACAGAGGGAGTTATGGTATACTTTACTGATGCGTCAATCGTCAGACTTGCGGAAATTGCTTATGAAGTAAATCAACAGACGGATAATATCGGCGCTCGCCGACTTCATACAATATTGGAACGCTTATTGGAGGACCTATCATTTGAGGCATCTGAGATTTCACCTGCCCAAATCGATATCACTCCTCAATACGTTAACGAAAAACTTGAAAATGTGGCGAAAAACAAAGATTTGTCACAATTTATCTTGTAG
- the hslV gene encoding ATP-dependent protease subunit HslV yields the protein MQEFHATTIFAVKHKGKSAMAGDGQVTFGNAVVMKHTAKKVRRLYNNEVLTGFAGSVADAFTLFEMFEGKLTEFNGNLQRAAVELAKQWRGDKMLRQLEAMLIVMNKDELLLVSGTGEVIEPDDGILAIGSGGNYALAAGRALKKYAGDQLTAGEIAQSALETAADICVYTNHQIIMEELSE from the coding sequence ATGCAGGAATTTCATGCAACCACGATCTTTGCAGTAAAGCATAAAGGCAAATCGGCTATGGCCGGAGATGGGCAAGTGACGTTCGGCAATGCCGTCGTCATGAAACATACCGCGAAAAAAGTGCGCCGGCTCTACAATAACGAAGTGCTGACGGGATTTGCGGGTTCTGTGGCGGATGCTTTCACGCTGTTTGAAATGTTTGAAGGCAAACTCACCGAATTCAACGGCAATCTTCAGCGCGCTGCTGTCGAACTCGCGAAGCAATGGCGTGGCGATAAAATGCTGCGTCAGCTGGAAGCGATGCTCATCGTCATGAACAAAGATGAACTATTGCTCGTCTCAGGCACCGGCGAAGTCATCGAACCTGATGATGGAATCCTGGCAATCGGCTCAGGCGGCAATTACGCGCTTGCGGCTGGCCGGGCATTGAAGAAATATGCAGGCGACCAACTGACGGCGGGCGAGATTGCCCAATCCGCGCTTGAAACGGCTGCAGATATTTGCGTCTATACCAACCACCAAATCATCATGGAGGAGTTGTCAGAATGA